From Triticum aestivum cultivar Chinese Spring chromosome 7B, IWGSC CS RefSeq v2.1, whole genome shotgun sequence:
TTTTCATCTGTAAAAAATGCATGTAAGCCTAGCGTTGCTCCTTGGAGCATGGGTCCTTGATGTCACAAGTGAAAGTATCAATGGGGAACTACTAGTCCTACCCGAATGAGATCTCGGTTCAAAAGTCTTGGGACTTTCGAGTGCCTCACCCAAGGATCCATGGCTCGAAAGGTACCTTGGAGGTTCGAATCCTCAGTTTACACACATTTGAGGTTGCTCCCATATAGCACAAATGATACTAAGAAAGACTCGCAAGAATCTAATACTTCGCTACGATGAATGAAAGCCTATATAGGCAAGGCTAACCGCTCAAAGCCACTAGCAAACTCTAGTACTTCGCCACACGAAAAGAAATAAAACCTATACGGTCAGAGTTAACTGCTAACCCAAAAAAATTAAGGCtctcgaaagaaagaaaaaagtctGCAAGCCAACCAGAATGACCTTTCGAGGTTCGCACATCGCTACAAATAGGATCCATGAGGCTGAAAGGTGAGGATTAATGTTTTAGTCAGTGATAGCTCTTCTGTCGAGGTTTATTGGGCCTCATCGTATTACTATATAGAATTTAACCATATATATGACTAACCAAAATACGAGGAATATGCTTCAAAATGTCTAtcggttttgctaaagcacatctagatgtgccataagtattgcacatctaagtcctatgtcattgatcttacacgAAGATTCATATGAatatcttttgttttcttttcctttacTTTTTTATACTTGATTGAGTCACTTAAATGTGCAAGATGTGCCCTAGACAACCGCAGTGTCTATTACTGGATTTGTATTCGAAAAATGTTTCTGACAGTATATTTTCTATGACATATATTATATTTGTTAGTTATAATTATGattaaaatttgacacaaaatatgaGGGGTTTAATGATAAGTAGCCAAACAATGAAACTCCCTCCATTCAAATATACGAGGGAGTACACTTCTGAAAATTCAATGCCACACCCAGATGAACAATAAAATGGCAAACATTGTTGAATGTTTCACATACGTGCAAgtttcatgatgaaacaatacggACGAAAAAAAGAAATCAATACTAAAAGAATGTTAGTTTTGGAGATACTCTCGAGCACCTTTTTGTTTTTCTCCAGATCTCCATGAATGTCCTTATATTATGAAATTTTACACACGGGTGAAATATTCAACGATGTTTGTTGAAAAGATCATAATTTATgtaattattttattatttttcgtACTGTTCATCCCACAGAGGATACAGATCTCTGAGTCTCCGCTTTCCTCGCCGCGGCCGCCAACAACGACCTTTTGCCGGACTGGCACGCGCACTCTTGTCAAGTTACAGTTCTGTAAATCCAAAGAGGCAGAGTAGTAGTCCGACAGGGAGGAAATCTCTCTGTATCCGATTGCCTTGCcgcaaaaataaagaaaaaaccgCCTCCCCATCGCCGCCAGCGAACGACGCTTTGCCTCATTGGCTCATTGCTCAGTTTGAGTCAGTTCCCTATGGCCAGCACGCCCACCGTTACCAAGTCGCCGCCGGCGCTCATCCCGCCGGCGGGGCCTACCCCCTGCGGCACCCTCCCGCTCTCCTCCATTGACAAGACCGTCGCCGGCTCCGGCTTTGTGAACCTTATGCAGGTCTTTCCCCCGCCCTCAATCGACCAGGGCACCGTCGCGGCCGTGGCCGCAATGCGCGACGGGTTCGCGAGGGCGCTTGTACCCTACTATCCAGTGGCCGGCCGCATCGCCTCGAGCGGCCTCGCGGTGGACTGCACCGGGGAGGGCATCTGGTTTGTGGAAGCCGCCGCGAGCTGCACGCTCGCTGACGTCGACGGCCTCGACTGCTGCCCGCTGCTCATCCCAGGagagctcctcctccctcgcccTCCCCCCGGCGAGAAGCTCAACGACCTCATCCTCATGGCCCAGGCGACGAGGTTCACCTGCGGTGGGTTCGCCGTCGGGATCCGCTTCAGCCACGCGGTTTTCGACGGACATGGGGCTGCGCAGTTCCTTACGGCGGTGGGGGAGCTAGCGCGGGGCCTCAAGGCGCCGTCAGTGGCTCCGGTGTGGGACCGCGACGCGATCCCAGACCCTCCAAGCCCGCTGCCGGGGCAGCTCACGGAGTTCAGGCTGGTGACCCAGGTGGTCGACATCTCGGCGGAGAGCATCGCGCGCGTGAAGGACGAGTTCAAGCAGGCTGCCGCGACATCGACGGGGGAGGTGTGCTCCACCTTTGACGCGGTGACGGCCGTGGTGTTCAAGTGCCGCGCGCTGGCGCTGGCGTCGGCGCTCCCTGAGGACGTCGAGGTCCGGATGGCCTTCGCCGCCAGCACGCGGCACCTTCTCCGCGGCGTGCTGCCGACCGTGGAGGGCTACTACGGCAACTGCGTATTCCTGGCGTGCGCCACTAGGACAGGCAAGGCTGTCCGGGAGGCGGCGCTGGCGGAGGTGGTCGGCGCGGTACGGGAGGCGAAGGAGGCGGTTCCCGCTCGGTTCGCCGGCTGGATGCGCGGCGTCGAGCAGTACGACGTGCCGCCGCTCGACTACAGCACAGTGACGTTGTCGGACTGGAGCCGTCTCGGCTTCGACGAGGTGGACTACGGCTTCGGTGCGCCTGGGTACGTGTTCCCGCTCAACGACCACGTCAACTTCGTCGCGGCGCTCAACTACGTCAGGCCGCCGGCACCCAGGCGTGGGGGCATCCGGGTGGTGCTCCGCTGCGTCGAGGAGCCTCATGCGGCCGCGTTCGCCGTCGAGCTCGCCAAGTTCGCCTAGATGCAACGCATTGATGGTTCCCATTTCCTGGACATGTCCGTCCATTAATGTGAGACTGCGCAGTTCAGGGAACACATTTTTCACATTTTTTTTCTCTCGGGAGCCAACACGTTGTATCTCCATTGTATGGTCGTATAATAAGAATAATACTTTATGTTTTTTCCTCTCGGGATAAGAATAATACTCCATAAAAATTGAACCTGTGTTTAGCCAATCCAACACCGACCCGCAAACCTCTCGCATGCGTTCGGACCGCGCTGTCCAAACAGCGGAAGCCATCAAAAGGGGGTCTGTATCAGTCCACGGAGCGGTCTAGACGCGATTTCTCCAACAAATCGGAGACAAACGTGGAGGGCTTTGCAGGAGTACGGACCGATCTCACGCCCGCTTCTGACCGTCCTGGCCCATTAACCCCCCTCCCGTGCGTTTTCGGTCAGCGCCGCCCTAGAGCGTCAGCGCATGCAttcatgcccagccagagcggacgctaccgctcactggcgccggcattgaagctgcgcgccggccgagagagcgccgcccaTGCCGCTTCTTGGTGCAGGCGACCGCCGCACGTTCAAATGACACGACGGCCGCCCGTCTGCCCATTTGTCGCTCACATTGATGgcatgcggttgccgaggcatctCCTCCCGCGCCACCCATCCGTCCCTCTGCCGCTCACTATTGCTAACAAAACTGATGCCCTGGCCATAGCCGCAGCCATCCACCTCCGATCCCTCTCCGCACCACTCTCACCATGGATCCCCTCCTGTCAAAGCTCTCTGGGATGGGTTAACGTCGGACGAGAAGGAGATGGCTGCcattgtgatacgtccattttgtatcatgtttccctattgttatttatagtgtttttattcaATATAATACTTTGTTGGGTAATTCTAATGCTTTTTcactcataatatgcaaggtttacacaaaaaggAAGAATGtccgcagctggaattctggacctgaaaaaattACGTTAGAGatacctattttgcacatctccaaatgagctcaaattttacagagaattattttaaaatatATGAAAAAATACTATAGAAAAGAAATACGAGAGGGGGCCACCCGGGTGCCCACTATGCATCAGGGCGCGTCatcccctccaggcgcgccctggtgggtagtgggctacctggcccacctccggtgtccatcttccagTAAATAAGgtcatttgacctagaaaaaataaggagagaactttcgggacggagcgccgccgtcgcgaggcggaacttgggcaggagcatttttgctctccggtggagcgattccccggggatacttccctccgagagggggaaatcgaagctatcgtcatcaccaacaaccctctcacctTGGGACGGCTAATCTTTatgaacatcttcaacaacaccatttcATCttaaaatcctagttcatctcttgtgttcaatctttgtacgggaacctcagattggtacccgtgggtgactagtagttttgattacatcttgtagttgatgctagccagtttatttggtggaagattatatgttcaaaccCATTATGATATTTATctctcctctgatcttgagcatgcatatgttgtgtgagtagttaattttgttcttgaggacacagGAGAAGTCATATTGCAAGTAATCATgcgaatttgatattcgttcgatattttgatgatatgtatgttgtgattcccttagtggtgttatgtgaacgtcgactacatgactctTCACCATCTTTTGTCCTAAGGGAatacattgtggagtagttattagataatgggttgctagagtgacagaagcttaaaccctactttatgcactattccgtaagggctgatttggatccacatgtttaatgttatggttagactTTATcttaagtaggaggcttgttcaagtaagaataacacCCAAGCAcggatccacccacatatcaaattatcaaagtagcgaatatgaatcaaaccaacatgatgaaagtgcctagatgaaattcccgtgctcCCTCAAGAACGGTTTACTTActataagagatcgttttggcccgtcctttgctacaaaaaagattgggataccttgctgcacctattcctactattgctacttgtcacttgttacaaattatcttgttatcaaactacctgttacgaCAATTTCAGGGCTTGCTcatattaccttgctgaaaaccgcttgtcatttccttctgctccttgttgggttcgacactcttacttatcgaaaggactatgattgatcccctatacttgtgggtcatcaagactcttttctagcgccgttgtcggggattgAAGCGCTCTGGGTAAGTGGAATTCAGTAAGGAAAAATTATATAACAAGttgaaatttactgttacttgttaatatggaaaacaatcctttgaggggtttgttcggggtatcttcacctcgaccggagacacaaagagttgcccctcaacctactgcacctactaaaaatattggttatgaaattcctttgggtatgatagagaaactactagctaatcgtTGTGCAGGAGATGGACCAccacatcctgatatgcacctaatttatgtggatgaagtttgtggattatttaagcttgcaggtttacccggagatgaagtcaagaagaaggttttccctttatctttggggggaaaagcattgacatgtaTAGGCCATGTGATGGTATTGGAGCTTGGGACTGGAACCGatagaaattggaatttcaccaaaagttttatcctatgcatctagttcatcgtgatcagaatcaTATATTAAATTTTTGgcttcgtgaaggagaaagtactgctctagcttgggggaggcttaaatcaatgttatattcataccccaataatgagctttcaagagaaattattatacataatttttatgctcgactttctcgtaatgatcaatccatgctcgatacttcttgtactggttctattatgaagaagactattgaattcaggtgggatcttttgaaaagaattaaacacaattccgaagattgggaactcgactaAGGTAAAGAGTCGGTTATTAATCTTCAGTTTGATTGTGTAAAATCTTTTATGAACatcgatgcttttcacaagtttagcactaaatatggacttgactctgagatagtagcctattttgtgaatcatttgctactcatgttgacctccctaagaagaagtggtttaaatatcatccccctattaaggAAAAGATTGAGGGACCAGTTATAGTTAAacatgaaactatcatttacaatgttgatccagttgtgcctaatgcttatattgaaaaaaccacctttccctattaggataaaggaacatgctaaagtctcAATCGTGGTTAAGGGAAGTAATATCAAAACACctagaccctctgaacaaattaaagtagaacctggtattgctatagataaagatctcttggtcgataatatagatgggcatgttatttatttctgtgatgaagttgtTAGAATTGTCAAACTTGATACTAAAAATAAAAAGAccttgttgttggcatgcctgtcgtcTCAATTAAAATTGGAggtcattgctatcatggtttatgtgatttgggtgctagcgtgagtgctattccttttaccttatatcatgaCATCAGGAATGATATAGCACCTGCTAAAAAAGaggatattgatgtcactattaaacttgtaaatagggacaccatcacaccacttgggattcttagagatgttgaagtcttgtgtgggaaaataaaatacccgaCCGAAATTCTAGTTCTTGGTTCTCTAGAAGATGATATTTGTGCcataatatttggtagacctttcttgaacactatcaatgctaagatagattgccatAAAGAAACTGTAAGTGTcaattttggtgatgtgtctcatgagtttaatttctttaagtttcgTAGACATCCTCGTGATAaataatttcctagtaaggatgaaataattggtcttgcttctattgtcgtacctcctactgatccactagaacaatatttgcttgaccatgaaaatgatatgcacttacatgaaagaaacaaaatagataaagtattctttgaacaacaacctatccttaaacacaatttgcctattgaaactctaggaggtcctcctccacctaaaggtgatcttgtgtttggattaaaacaattgcctgacactttgaaatatgcttatcttgatgaggaaaagatatatcatgttattattagtgtcaACCTTACAGAACATGAAGAAAAGATATTATTAAAAATTCTAAGGAAGCACcatgatgctattggatatactcttgatgatcttgagggcattagtcccactctctatcagcacaagattaatatgcaacctgatgctaaacctgtcattgatcatcaacaatgattgaatctaagatgaaagaagtggtaagaactgaaatactaaagctcctagaagcaggtataatcaaTCCCAtatctgatagtagatgggtaagtcctttTTATTGTGTCCCTAAGCAAGGAGGTATTACTGTGATTCCTAATGACAAAAATGAACTCATTCCAAGCAGAAGGTGATTATTCATTTCTTCATTCTTTTTCCTCCATTTTTGGATAGATTTTGAGTGATGCTACAAGCTACATCATCAGATCCATTCTTGGTTCATTCGCAAAAAAATCCCATTATTGGTTCTAAATgtacatagaaaattttaaatgtCTGCTCTGTAAGAAAAGTACAATTCCATGGTTCTAACATTGCATCAATTTCTGGCATACCTAGAATTgtgactggctatagaatggtaattgattttagaaaattaaataaagccactagataacatcattaccatttaccttttattgatcaaatgttagaaagattatcaaagcacacacttttgctttctggatggatattctggtttctctcaaatacctgtatcacaacCTGATGAacagaaaaccacttttacttgccattttggaacttatgcttataggcgtatgccttttggtttatgtaatgcaccgactacctttcaaagatgtatgactgctatattctctaacttttgtgaaaagattgttgaggtttcaatggaagatttctccatttatggaacttctttgagaattgcttaagcaacattgatcgagttttgcagagatgtgaacaaactaatcttgtcttgaattgggaggagTGCCACTTGATGGTGAACGAAGGCAttctcttggggcataaaatttatgagcgaggtattgaggtggataaagctaaattTTCTACAATTGAGAAAATGCAATGTCCTAAAGACATCAAaagtattcgtagtttccttggtcatgttggtttctatagaggtttataaaagacttctctaaaatttcttggcctctaactaatcttttgcaaaaggatgtaccatttgttttttatgatgagtgtgtggaagcctttgaaacacttaagaaagccttaacttttgcacctattgttcaaccacctaattggaacttgtcttttgaaattatgtgtgatgctagttattatgatgttggtgttgttctaggacaaagagttgataagaaattaaatgttatccattatgctagtaaaactctagacagtgcccaaagaaattatgctactacttaaaaagaattcttagcagttgtgtttgcttgtgataaattcagatcttacatttttgattacaaagtaattgttcacactgatcatgctgctattaaatatcttatggaaaagaaatatgctaaacctagaaaCGTTAGGTgagttcttttgctacaagaatttgacttgcacatcactgattggaaaggagctgagaaccccatcaCTAAAAACTTggctaggttagaaaatattcttgatgacccactacctattgatgataacttccctgatgaacaactagctttcataaatgcttctcttaatactccttggtat
This genomic window contains:
- the LOC123160001 gene encoding acyl transferase 7-like; this encodes MASTPTVTKSPPALIPPAGPTPCGTLPLSSIDKTVAGSGFVNLMQVFPPPSIDQGTVAAVAAMRDGFARALVPYYPVAGRIASSGLAVDCTGEGIWFVEAAASCTLADVDGLDCCPLLIPGELLLPRPPPGEKLNDLILMAQATRFTCGGFAVGIRFSHAVFDGHGAAQFLTAVGELARGLKAPSVAPVWDRDAIPDPPSPLPGQLTEFRLVTQVVDISAESIARVKDEFKQAAATSTGEVCSTFDAVTAVVFKCRALALASALPEDVEVRMAFAASTRHLLRGVLPTVEGYYGNCVFLACATRTGKAVREAALAEVVGAVREAKEAVPARFAGWMRGVEQYDVPPLDYSTVTLSDWSRLGFDEVDYGFGAPGYVFPLNDHVNFVAALNYVRPPAPRRGGIRVVLRCVEEPHAAAFAVELAKFA